Proteins found in one Halanaerobiales bacterium genomic segment:
- a CDS encoding formate dehydrogenase accessory sulfurtransferase FdhD yields MTDFFEKKEILRFENNKFKKTNDYIVKEEFYRLIVNGEHYYDIAASPVYVEEMALGRAYCEGLIDGLDEVSEITFLNDKNIIKIKSKKDFKNKNKITKEKDDYFIKNKIKPSLIFKIINDLSSKSKIFQKTGGVHNALLADKKGEMIAFREDIARHNTGDKIIAYILKNNLDSSNKILALSCRIST; encoded by the coding sequence ATGACAGATTTTTTTGAAAAAAAGGAGATTTTGAGGTTTGAAAATAATAAATTTAAAAAAACTAATGATTATATAGTTAAAGAAGAATTTTATAGACTTATAGTTAATGGAGAGCATTATTATGATATTGCTGCCAGTCCTGTGTATGTAGAAGAGATGGCCCTGGGAAGAGCTTATTGTGAAGGGCTTATTGACGGATTGGACGAAGTATCTGAAATTACTTTTCTTAATGATAAAAATATAATAAAAATAAAAAGTAAAAAAGATTTTAAGAATAAGAATAAAATTACCAAAGAAAAAGATGACTATTTTATTAAAAATAAAATAAAACCTTCTTTAATATTTAAAATCATTAATGACCTCAGTTCTAAATCGAAAATCTTTCAAAAAACAGGCGGAGTTCATAATGCTCTTTTAGCAGATAAAAAAGGAGAAATGATTGCATTTAGAGAGGATATAGCAAGACATAATACTGGTGATAAAATCATAGCTTATATTTTGAAAAATAATCTTGACAGTTCTAATAAAATTCTAGCTCTTAGCTGTCGTATTTCCACA
- a CDS encoding molybdenum cofactor guanylyltransferase: MNVILLAGGESSRFGSNKAFIELNNQLMVEKIVRKLNDYFNKIYLVVQNKDKYSFLKDVIIIEDLIPGIGPLGGLYTGLKYSDHDKNYLTACDMPFLEADYIRYLKNYEKEYDVLVGKYNGYYEPFASVYKKETLKAIERNLDLGKRKITDFYSEINLKIISEKQIKKLADPEKIYFNINYKKDLEKINKFCS, translated from the coding sequence ATGAATGTTATTTTGCTGGCAGGTGGTGAAAGTAGTAGATTTGGCAGTAATAAAGCTTTTATCGAATTGAATAATCAACTGATGGTTGAAAAAATAGTGAGAAAGCTTAATGATTATTTCAATAAAATTTACTTAGTAGTTCAAAATAAAGATAAATATTCATTTTTAAAAGATGTAATAATTATAGAAGATTTAATACCTGGAATAGGGCCCTTAGGGGGGCTCTATACAGGTTTGAAATATTCTGATCATGATAAAAATTATTTAACAGCCTGTGATATGCCTTTTTTGGAAGCTGATTATATTCGCTATTTAAAAAACTATGAAAAAGAATATGATGTACTTGTAGGTAAATATAATGGTTATTATGAGCCTTTTGCCAGTGTTTATAAAAAAGAGACATTAAAGGCGATTGAAAGAAATCTTGATTTAGGAAAAAGAAAGATTACTGATTTTTATAGTGAAATTAATTTAAAAATTATTTCTGAAAAACAAATAAAAAAATTGGCTGATCCAGAAAAAATATATTTTAATATTAACTACAAAAAAGATTTAGAAAAAATAAATAAATTTTGTAGTTGA